The following DNA comes from Girardinichthys multiradiatus isolate DD_20200921_A chromosome 2, DD_fGirMul_XY1, whole genome shotgun sequence.
TATCAAAtcatattattttcatttcaggATGGAGAGTACCTTTTTATAACAACCCTCTTTCTATAGTCAATGCTTATAAATATCTGGGGATTATTTTGGACTCTCACTTTAGCTATAATGACCATGTGCAAGCCTTACCCACTaagttgaaacaaaaaatatatgtttactCCAAAATTAGATAAGATTTGGCATATTGTGTTTCGAACTCTTATGTCATACTGTCTACCTGTTTGGTCTCTTACCAAAAGAGGATCAAAGAGTGGTGACTCAGATGTTCCTGTTTCTGACTTTGTAGCACTCTAGTGATAAACTCAGAGGGCTGGACTTCCCCTAACACACCAAGTTTACACCACACAACAGTTTCATGAGCTGCGTTTGGAGGATTTACTGCCGTACAAGATTCCTCAGAGCTCAGACAAACCTGTGTGGCCAAAACAGAGCTGACCATTTCTATTTTACCCCATAAAACCAACcttaaaatcaattttaattaGAGTATGTGAAGGTCTGAAGCATGTTAAAAACACCTACTGTATGTGCTGTCATTTGCTGCAGGAGATGAATGTTCGCTCTGTTGTAAAACTTGTGAACTTTGATTGTACAACATGTGAACTGATATTTTCTGACAGAGCTGATAAAACATGGACCTTGTCTTTTGTTGTAACAAGTTACTAACACATAGATGAACTtcataaaacaacacattttgtgATCCATTTCCTGTAAACTCATTTGTTGCctcacatttcttcctcaaataatttactttcttttttgtttgttttctttgtaatcATCAGCGACACCTTTCACGATTATTGAAGCAGGTTTGTGTTGTTTGTCCATGTTTTACATTTGcaagaactgaaacaaatttcTCAGAGTAAAAGCTATAAGGCACAAAGATAATGTCTtagaaaactactttttgtttgagaacattttTTTCCGCTGTCAGCCAAGAAATACTCAGATTCTTAAGATGCAGCAAAGCTTGATTAAAATATCGAAAACAGCACTGTTTACCCTAAAACCTTAAGAGTTTCAATCCAACAACTTGTGATAAGAGccatgtaaaagtattcacacctcctCATGCATTCTGTCCAAACTGTCATTTATTATGACTTTATGTAACACACCAACACAAGAGGAGCATAACTGGGAAGCAGTTcaattattaatgttttaaacattctCTACTaatacaatctgaaaagtgtggagtgtaTTAATATTCAGTCAGAATCAGTGTTCTGTAGAACCCCTTGGCCTACAggtccagctgcaggtcttttggggtttgcctccaccagctttgaacatctgcagaccaagttttgccaaatcttagtaAAACAGCtttagctcagtcagattagatggagaacatcagtgaacatcagtttgtaagtcttgctacagattctcagttggatttaggtctggactttgactaggctattctaacacatgaatctgctttgatataaaccatCCTGTTGTAGCTGACTGTCTCAAGTCTTCTAcagcatctaacaggttttcttcctggattgtCATGTGTGTTACTTGGTGTTCGTGGTGCCTTTTGTTCACTaacgttctctaacaaacatctgaggtcttcacagaaaagTTGTATTTATACTCTGGTTCAATTACACACAGTTGGACTGAATGTTATGGGTGTCAGAGTTAaaggggtgaatacaaatgcaagccataatttttcagatttttatttgtaaagcatgtTAAAATACATTACCCACTTTTCAGTTCGGTAccttttgtgttggtctgtcacataaaatcctaatagagtacagtaaagtttgtggttagagcaagacaaaagtggaaaGGTTCAGGGGTGTGAACAATTTAACAAGACTGTAACTTGTCAAGTTCTAAAATGATAAGAAAAGCCTTCTCCCCCTTGTATAATAAGTTCAGTTTAGTCATGGGCAGAAGAGAAATGGTTACTGGTGAATCATGCTGAACCGTTGAATGTTTTATCAGGCGTGTGCAGAAGTAAAAGTTAACTATCACATTGATTGGGTATTAAATACAGCCTGGCCACAggtctgcaacaagaaaacatttttgttttctataaaaCAAACTCCTGGCAAATTTAAGCTCTCACATGGACTTTTATtggctttttttcttatttttttgattttcaAATATTCAAGTACATGGATGTTAAGAGATCCAGGACACAATCAGTGGCAAATACCTTCTGAAAGAAATAATTACTTCATCATGTTCCTTGTACTGCAGATTCTGAGATCTTCCTCTTGAAGCAACAATGTTTCCCTCGCAGGCTAAGACACGTAGATCACTTGTAAACATGATACATTTTCAGTCTTTGATTTTAAAGGTTACAAAAAGTAGTCTGGTAGAAAAATATCTTCTGTCAtagatttttctctttttatgaatatttataCGAAGTACCTCACAGTATaatctgaaaaagaaacaaaacataaaaatgttcagGTGGGTAAAAGGCCTTTGGTTttcataacaaaacaaaaaaatgacattaaaataaGTTCATTCACTGTCCATTGTACAACAACAGTGATGACTGGACTGGAAACTGTTGGGCACCTTCAAGGCAATACAAATGTCCACAAGTTTCAAAAGGTTCATTCCTCAGAACATTTCTGCAGCTACAATCAGGCGTCACTCCTGAGGACGATAGAGCCGCACAGCCTCCGCTGGACAAAGTATCCCAGGACGATGAGCAGCATCTCCGAGGTGCTGCCGAGTGCCACGATGAAGGGAGCCTGGGATGCAAAGTCCGCTTCCATCCGCCGGAAGGACAGTTGCATCACAGCCAGAGCCAGCAAGCTGTTCTGGACGCCCACCTCGATGCTCACGGTTTTCTGCTGTGGTAGAGCCAGGCCTGCTATTCTGGCCAAGATGGCTCCAACCAAGAGGCCCAGCAAAGGCACCGTAACCCCAACTGCCACAATCTGGGGCTGGACGTTGGCCAGGATGGACGCACCCATTTGGTAGGCCATAAAGATGCCACCGATCATGAGCACAAGGCTGAAGGGTCGGATGAGCACCAACAGGACACGAGTAAGGGCCGGCAGGCGAAGCTTGATCAGCATGCCCAGGGAGATGGGAATAGCAATAAACAAGAGGGTACCCAAGATTTTTACAAAGGGAACATGGAGGGCAGCGTGCACGCCCAGTAGCCGGCCATACATAGCTGAGGACAGAGGCATGGCTGCTGTGGCCACCACTGTGGAGACCAGTGTCATGGAGATGGCCAGGGTGACATCTCCTCCCAGCAGCAGGCTGTACAGGTACCCACCCCCACCACCTGGGGCAGAGCAGGTGATGACCAGGCCGAGGGAGAGCGCTTTGGGCATTGAGAGCAGCCGGGACACACAGTAGGCATACAGCGGCATCACCAAGAACTGGGCCAGAACCCCCAGCAGCAGGGGCACAGGGCTCCTTAGCAGACCCCGCAGCACCTCTACCTCCACCTTACACCCAAAGGCACACTTGTTGACGAAGATGAGGGGGAGCAATGCGAACAGTACCGGGTTCTCTGTGAAGTGGGACAGGCCCCCGGACTGGAGCAGCCGGGTTGCCTGGTTGTCCTCACCGGGCTCTACTCTGATGGAGTAATCCGTCCTCTCTTCGATCAGAACCGGGACCGATTCCTGGTCCAGGTCCAGCAGCTGGATCTGCAGCGGAGCCGTACCCGGGAACCCGGAACGGATGCTAATGATGAAGCTGCCGGCGGGTCCTGCTTGGCCGCCGTCCGTCACATTCAGGATGGAAAGTACCTCTGGGTCCAGAGAGCGAACCCTCACAGTCTCCTTCCAGCTGTTCGTGGAGCCCCGGTATCGAGTGGAGATCACGATCACTCCTTCCGTGTTTTCCGGAAACTCAAATTCCTGCGACAATCCGTCCCCGATCGTGATATACCCGGTGTTGGTGTCCGTGGTGCTGTCCACGGTCAAGTTCCCGGTGGCCCAGGCTCGGTCCACTCCGCTGATCAGGAACAAACAGAGAGTAAAAAGCGTCCTCATCGCACTGGCGGACAGGGGCGGGGAGGGGGCTCCGCAGAGACACGCTTCACTCCGACCAGGGCCCAAAAGAGACGGTTACACCGCCACTCTACCCGACCAGCACCGCGAACTTCTCATTCTTGTCTTCGGGATAAAAGCTCCGCGTCGTCAGCCGGCTCTTCGCCTCGCCTGGTTCCCATTTTAGTGCCGACTTTATACCGGAACCTAAACATCACCCCGCCCTGTCCGGTGCTGGCGGAGCCAAACCGTAGCGCGGCAGCCCCCGGGAATCCAACCCGCAGCCGACCCGTTTGTTTTCAGTATAGAGTCCGTCAGGATGAACCGCAGCCTCGTCTCGTCTTTCGGTTATTTTAGCTCCAGATTGATCACAACTGACAACATCGTAGCTGCTCTGCAGCTTTCTGCCAGGAGGTGGTACAGTCAAGCTGGTTGAGAGAAGATACGGCTTTCCGCTGAGGCCTGCCAAAATAAAAGCGCTCTTTCTCCTCAAAATAGGCGAACATGGGATTCAAACGTGGCAACCTATTTATGTGATCAAATAAATGTACATCCCATATAAGCTGGACAAGTCATATTTTAGAATTATGAGATATTATGTTAAAGTTTTGACCCTACTGCCTTAACATTATAATGTACCACATAGGACTTTTGGATAAAAAAATGTGCTTATGCCTTTGTTAAAAAATGAGACCATggtaaatctttaaaaaaaacattttttcctttaatgcGACATTTATCCTGGACAATTCAACCGAAAAACAAACCCATctttgaggagaaaaaaaatgaaaacgcTGAATAATTTGATTGCATAAGTGAAAAATTATGCAATCATACTTTGTTCAAGCAGCTTTTGATTTCAACATTTAATCTTCAGTTTGAGTCTGTCAGTATCCCACATCTTAATGCCAAATTAGTCAGGAAGCATTGTGCAGATCTCTTAAATTGTGATGACATCGCTTGTCCACAGCCCTGTTCAGGTGACCCCTCAGGCATTCTGTTAGATTTAGTTTTTGACTCTGGCTCAGCATTTCCAGAACTTTAATTTTTCTCTTATGAAGTCCTGACTTTGTCATTCATCTTCAGCTTTTTATCATGCACCTGAATGTTTTGGGTCAAAACTGACTGGTTCATTATTTCATCTACCTAAGTTCCCAAGTTCTACCCACAGAAAGTAACCCAAGatcctgatgctgccaccaggtTCATCTCTGGGTATGGTAATCTTTTGGTGTTTAtgagtgttgtttttgtttcaaacgTATTTTTTAAATAGTGACCCAAAATCCACGTTTGGTTCGGGATCATAAAACATTCTTCTCACCTAGGGCTTTGAGAATCAGTCCCATAATCAGTCTAGTAAAGTCAGTCAAAGGATGAACTCTTTCCTTACCATTGAAGGATTTCGATCACAAATTTAAAGAAGTTAATAGATTTTacagattaaaatttatttagcaTTAATCAAAAATAATTACTCTTAAATGAAGAATTATAGGAAAAGCCATCAGGAGTTAATAGTTAAtgtaattaataattatatttaattgTAATCCCACTAAGGTTTATTTACTCATAGTTTAATGATGTAAAAAGAGGCCCACAACTAAAGAAAAGATGGTGCCTACTGATTGCCAAACCCAGATGTTGACTCTCTCAGAACCACTTGCATTTTTGTCCTGCAGATCTGCCACCTCAGTCCCTCTCTCACCAGGAGGGATTCTCAGCTTTGACTCCAGCAGCGGTTCT
Coding sequences within:
- the slc10a3 gene encoding P3 protein is translated as MRTLFTLCLFLISGVDRAWATGNLTVDSTTDTNTGYITIGDGLSQEFEFPENTEGVIVISTRYRGSTNSWKETVRVRSLDPEVLSILNVTDGGQAGPAGSFIISIRSGFPGTAPLQIQLLDLDQESVPVLIEERTDYSIRVEPGEDNQATRLLQSGGLSHFTENPVLFALLPLIFVNKCAFGCKVEVEVLRGLLRSPVPLLLGVLAQFLVMPLYAYCVSRLLSMPKALSLGLVITCSAPGGGGGYLYSLLLGGDVTLAISMTLVSTVVATAAMPLSSAMYGRLLGVHAALHVPFVKILGTLLFIAIPISLGMLIKLRLPALTRVLLVLIRPFSLVLMIGGIFMAYQMGASILANVQPQIVAVGVTVPLLGLLVGAILARIAGLALPQQKTVSIEVGVQNSLLALAVMQLSFRRMEADFASQAPFIVALGSTSEMLLIVLGYFVQRRLCGSIVLRSDA